From the genome of Candidatus Delongbacteria bacterium:
TGAAATACTGGAAGCTGATGCAGTTATTTTATCTGTTGGATATGCTCCAAATTCTAAACTAGCTGAAGAAGCAGGAATTGAACTTAATAAAAAGGGTTACATAATCGTCGATGAATATATGAGAAGCGAAGTAAAAGATATTTTCGCAGTTGGAGATTGTGCTGAAAAAAGAGATTATTTTACTAGAAAATTAAGTAATTTGATGCTTGCCTCGACTGCAACATCTGAAGCTAGGATTGCTGGAATGAATCTTTACAATCTGTATGCAGTAAAAACTTTTGGTGGTTCAATTGCTATATTCTCAACTGCAATAGGAGATACAGGATTTGGAGCTGCAGGACTTATCGAAAGTACAGCAAAAAAAGAGGGCTATGATGTAGTTTGTGGAACTTTTGAAGGAATTGATAAACACCCAGGAACACTACCAAATACGAATAAGCAATTAGTGAAATTAATTGTCGCAAAAGAATCTGGTGCTATCCTTGGAGGTGAAGTAGTTGGTGGAGAAAGTACTGGAGAATTGATAAATATTATTGGAATTGCAATTCAAAATAAATTATCAATAAACTCTATTCTTACAGCTCAAATTGGAAGTCATCCTTTATTAACTGCACCTCCAACGACATATCCTCTAATAAAAGCAGCGGAAGTTGTCGCAAAGCAGATTAAATCTCATTTCAGAAAATAACATTTATTTTGGCTTTCTCGTCACATAGGTTACGTATTAGCAGTGCAGTGACGAGAATGCCTATGATTCAAATGGTTT
Proteins encoded in this window:
- a CDS encoding FAD-dependent oxidoreductase, with product MRTDILVIGGSASGIVASGTAKSNYPDKKVTLVRKEEKVMVPCGIPYIFGTLGASEKNIVNDKPLLDAGVEIIINEVVSIDKNDKTAQLKTGETICFEKLVLATGSTPTVPKWLKGSDKENVFVIPKDKVYLDELFVKIKQCKKVVTIGGGFIGVEISDELNKLGIETTIVEILPHVLNLAFDDEISSKAEDILVNRGVRLKTGVGVTEVLGDKKTSGVLLDNGEILEADAVILSVGYAPNSKLAEEAGIELNKKGYIIVDEYMRSEVKDIFAVGDCAEKRDYFTRKLSNLMLASTATSEARIAGMNLYNLYAVKTFGGSIAIFSTAIGDTGFGAAGLIESTAKKEGYDVVCGTFEGIDKHPGTLPNTNKQLVKLIVAKESGAILGGEVVGGESTGELINIIGIAIQNKLSINSILTAQIGSHPLLTAPPTTYPLIKAAEVVAKQIKSHFRK